One window of Quercus robur chromosome 12, dhQueRobu3.1, whole genome shotgun sequence genomic DNA carries:
- the LOC126709404 gene encoding uncharacterized protein LOC126709404 has translation MGGFSVVEEATAAVGKRAYGDTWGDPLFHSQHRRSKSASDRNASVLGGGVLRSVKQDQDETYVLPYSASVSRGQSPLHDYANYFNKNISSNHRASLEKDIEQLQLRLQQEKSMRMMLERTMGRASSTLSPGHRHFAAQTKELIAEIELLEEEVANREQHVLSLYRNIFDSVSRPPSAQNSGMASPAHTKHGSRKHPSIISSAFCSSKKFPLRPLQALVSLDDPWKRSHKTSHTPMSNGKNNIDTEKMCFDQTKVREKVQAMYKTSVLRTLKDHLYQCPSKLSEEMVRCMAAVYCWLRSAASVNTETNRSPLLSRSSTNVIQPRRGTGEDRDWTCKSMIEISWISTDKSQFSHASYAMNNYRVLIEQLERVSFSQMENDAQTAFWINVYNALVMHAYLAYGIPNNSLRRLALFHKAAYNIGGHVISANAIEHAIFCFRTPRSGRWLETILSTTLRKKSGEERQLSSKLGLLKSQPLVCFALCTGAFSDPALKVYTASNVGEELEAAKREFLQANIVVKKSRKVFLPKVLERYAREASLNSDDILKWLTENVDKKIHDSIQKCIDSKSSKKASQIIEWLPYSSRFRYVFSKDLAEKPWWM, from the exons ATGGGTGGTTTTAGTGTTGTTGAAGAAGCAACAGCAGCAGTTGGGAAGAGAGCATATGGAGATACTTGGGGAGATCCACTTTTTCATTCCCAACACAGACGCTCTAAGAG TGCTTCAGACAGGAACGCAAGTGTTTTAGGAGGTGGAGTTTTGCGTTCCGTAAAGCAGGACCAAGATGAAACATAT GTGTTACCATATTCAGCAAGTGTTTCTAGGGGACAAAGTCCTCTGCATGACTATGCCAACTATTTTAATAAGAACATATCATCAAATCACAGGGCCTCCTTGGAAAAAGAT ATTGAGCAGCTGCAATTGCGATTACAGCAAGAAAAATCTATGCGCATGATGCTTGAGAGGACAATGGGTCGAGCTTCTAGTACTTTATCTCCTGGACATAGGCATTTTGCTGCTCAG ACAAAGGAATTGATTGCTGAAATTGAATTACTTGAAGAAGAGGTTGCAAACCGTGAGCAGCATGTTCTTTCTCTCTACAGGAACATCTTTGACAGTGTTAGTCGGCCACCTTCAGCACAAAATTCAGGCATGGCTTCCCCAGCCCATACAAAACATGGTTCCAGGAAACATCCAAGTATCATTTCAAGTGCTTTTTGTTCCTCAAAAAAGTTTCCTTTGCGGCCTTTGCAAGCTCTAGTTTCTCTGGATGACCCATGGAAAAGATCCCATAAGACTAGTCATACACCAATGTCCAATGGCAAAAACAACATCGATACTGAAAAAATGTGTTTTGACCAAACTAAG GTTAGGGAAAAGGTTCAAGCCATGTATAAAACATCTGTTCTGCGAACTCTGAAAGATCATCTTTACCAGTGCCCGAGCAAGTTATCCGAGGAGATGGTTAGGTGCATGGCTGCTGTATATTGCTGGCTTCGTAGTGCAGCATCTGTAAATACTGAAACGAACCGATCACCTTTGTTGTCAAGGTCATCCACGAATGTTATACAGCCGCGACGTGGTACTGGAGAGGACCGAGATTGGACTTGCAAATCAATGATTGAAATATCTTGGATATCAACTGATAAAAGCCAGTTTTCTCATGCTTCTTATGCCATGAACAACTACAG AGTTTTGATTGAACAACTAGAAAGAGTGAGTTTCAGTCAGATGGAAAATGATGCACAAACTGCATTTTGGATCAATGTGTACAATGCACTTGTTATGCAT GCATATTTAGCATACGGAATCCCCAACAACTCTTTGAGAAGGTTAGCCTTGTTTCATAAG GCTGCTTACAACATTGGTGGCCATGTCATAAGTGCAAATGCTATAGAGCATGCAATATTTTGCTTCCGAACACCCCGAAGTGGACGG TGGCTAGAAACTATCCTTTCCACTACCTTGAGAAAAAAGTCGGGTGAAGAAAGACAACTCAGTTCAAAATTGGGTCTTCTGAAGTCCCAACCCCTTGTCTGCTTTGCCCTTTGTACTGGAGCTTTTTCTGATCCTGCG CTAAAAGTCTACACGGCATCAAATGTTGGAGAAGAATTAGAAGCAGCAAAAAGAGAATTTCTTCAAGCAAATATAGTTGTGAAGAAGTCGAGGAAAGTGTTTCTACCAAAGGTGCTCGAGAGATATGCAAGGGAAGCATCTCTCAACTCAGATGATATTCTCAAATGGCTCACTGAAAATGTTGATAAGAAGATACATGATTCGATACAGAAATGCATTGATAGTAAATCCAGCAAGAAGGCGTCTCAGATCATAGAGTGGCTGCCTTATAGTTCCAGGTTCCGGTATGTATTCTCAAAGGATCTAGCTGAGAAGCCATGGTGGATGTGA
- the LOC126708397 gene encoding uncharacterized protein LOC126708397 encodes MSLLVWNCRGLGNLRTENELVTLIQAKDPSVVFIAETWTDGARLDRTLSKINFDQKWVVSRVNRGGGLVLFWKNSVNLTVVDSHRYYIDTIINGNSENEWRFTGFYGEPETSRRIEAWNKLRSLNSRQNRPWLCAGDFNEIIRHDEKLGGPRREHNQMQLFRDVIDECGFMDLGFVGSKFTWARHFDDGHSVRLRLDRCLATNSWFHKFPGTRVHHLQSMSSDHSALWVNLLGLEEPSRKKCFKFEEMWLSEPSCGETIEETWNNTCDHNPGLAILKKVA; translated from the coding sequence ATGAGTCTACTAGTgtggaactgtcgtgggcttgggaacctacgTACAGAAAATGAGCTCGTTACTTTGATACAGGCTAAAGATCCCTCTGTCGTGTTCATAGCCGAAACATGGACAGATGGTGCAAGGCTAGACCGTACGTTGAGCAAAATAAACTTTGATCAGAAGTGGGTGGTGTCGAGGGTTAACAGAGGTGGTGGCTTAGTGTTATTTTGGAAGAATTCTGTAAACCTTACTGTAGTAGATTCACATAGGTATTACATTGACACTATTATCAATGGGAACTCCGAGAATGAGTGGAGATTTACTGGCTTTTATGGGGAACCTGAGACCTCAAGGAGAATTGAAGCATGGAACAAATTGAGGTCTTTAAATTCAAGGCAAAATAGACCTTGGCTCTGTGccggggattttaatgaaattattcgGCATGATGAGAAGTTGGGTGGACCTAGGAGGGAGCACAATCAAATGCAGTTATTTAGAGATGTGATTGATGAGTGTGGCTTcatggatttgggttttgtaggTTCAAAATTTACATGGGCAAGACACTTTGATGATGGACACTCTGTTAGACTAAGACTAGATCGGTGCCTGGCTACTAATTCCTGGTTTCACAAATTTCCGGGAACTAGAGTCCATCACCTTCAATCTATGTCATCGGATCATTCTGCACTTTGGGTAAATTTATTGGGATTGGAAGAGCCGAGTAGGAAGAAGTGCTTCAAGTTTGAGGAAATGTGGTTGTCTGAGCCCTCTTGTGGTGAAACTATTGAAGAAACTTGGAATAATACTTGTGATCATAATCCAGGCTTAGCTATCTTGAAAAAGGTGGCTTAA